TGATGAGGAAGAGCACCAGGCCAGCGGCCATGAGCGCCGACAGGGCGAACTCGCTCGCTTCGCCATAACGCAGCGCGATGAGCGCGGACACTGAGTTGCTGCCGGTTTTCAGCACCTGCCAGTTGATCGTGAAGATCGGCGAAATGATCATGTACACCGCGATGGTTTCCCCGAGGGCACGACCGAGGCCGAGCATGGTGCCACCGATGATGCCGCCGCGACCGAATGGCACGACGACCGCGGTGATCATTCCCCAGCGAGTGGATCCCAGGGCGAACGCGGCCTCACGCTCGCCAGGTGGCGCCTGCATGAACGCCTCACGCATGATCGAGGTCTGCGTCGGCACCACCATCAGGCCGACAACGATGCCTGCGATGAACGCCGAAGAGGTGAAGGCGGATGCGTCGCTCATAGCGCCGCCATCCTGATCAGTCACGGCGAAGAACGGGATCCAACCGAAGTAGGTGGAGATCCAGCTCGACACCGGAATGATGCTTTCCTGCAGGAAGAACACACCCCAGAGGCCGAACACCACGCTGGGTACCGCGGCCATCAGGTCGACCAGGGTGATCGCCCACTGCTTGACGCGGCCCATCAGCACCTCGGAGATGAGCAGGGAGGTTCCGAGCGCCAACGGGACGGACACGCACATCGCGATGATGGCGATCGTCACGGTGCCGAACAACACCGCCGCGATACCGAACACCTGGGTCTCAGGCGACCACTGCTGCTCCGTGAGGAAGCCGAATCCTGCGACACTCACCGCATCGCCGGCGCGCAGCGACAAGAACAGCCCGACGGCGAGCATGATGCCGACGGTTACGCCACCGGCCGAAGTGGCGATAGTACGGAATGCCGAGTCGGATGACGAAGGCTTGGCCTTCAGCGACCGCCTCTGCGGTACGGCTGCATCTACCTCAAGCGAGGCTGAGGGCAGCGTGGTAGGCATCGAGTTCCTCTAGGGGTAGCGAGGGCAGAGCGGGGAGTTGGTTTCAGCCTCGGAGCGCCAAGTGAACAACAGGCGCCAATTTGGCGACGCCCGCGTTTACGAGCCCTGTGGCATCAGTCCCCGGGCTGCTTTTCGGCCGCGCCCTGAGTGGGGGCGGGGTTAGGGTCGCCGCCGGTTGATGGGGCTGTCGGGCTCGGGCTCGGGTTTGCCGTCGCCCGAGCCACGACCATCGTCACCTCGGAGCCCAGGCGAAGGATGGACTGCTCCGTCGGCATGACGACGATCACGCTGCCGGGTGTGGCCGTGCCATCCGCCCGTTCGGTGAGATTCGGAGCGAAGCCCGCCGCCTGCACCTGGGCGACCGCCTGATCTTTCGGCAGCCCGGTGACGGTCGGCACGCTGTTTGAGCCGGATGCCACGGTCAGGCTCACGGTGCCGCCCAGTGGAATCGCCGATCCTGCGCCGGGCGAGAAGGCGAGCACGGTGTCGCCGGGCAGTGCCGAGTTCTGGATCGTGATGTCGCCGACGAGCAGTCCAGCATGCTCGAGCGTTCGACGGGCTTCGTCGAGCATGAGCGCATCGAGGGCCGGGACGCTGGCCGCCGCCGGTTCGGTCTGAGCTGGCGGGCGGACCGTCGGCTGCCGCGTGGGCGCCTGGCTGGCCGAGGGTTGCGGTTCGGCGGGTGCGGGTGCGGGGGCTTCCGAGGCATCCGTCGCTGGCGGAGCAAGCGATGCCAGCGCCCACGACGACCCGATCAGCGCGGTGACGACAAGGCCGGCGATCCAGCCCCCAGCCGGCCCCGACCCGGATCTGCCGCCGGGGCGGCGCTTCGTTCGCGACGGGATGGCGCGGGGCTGGACTGCGGATGTCACTGCCGCAGTGATCAGCTCGGTACGCGCTTCGGGCACTTGTGTGCTGACGCTGGGAAGCACTCGAGTTGCGCCATCACCTCCTGCAACGCCACCCGCGACGTTATCGCCCAGGGCGCTGCGGGCTGCGGCGACCTCGACTGCCATGTCGACGGCGGAGGCGAAACGGGTGTCCGGGTTCTTCAGCATCGCTTTGACGACCAGGCGATCAATACGCCGCGGGATTCCTGGACGACGGGCCGACGGCGCAGGCGGCGGCGCGCTGACATGCGCCTGGAGCACCGCCGCAACTTCGCCGAACGGGAACGGTGGGGTGCCGGTGAGCGCGAAGTGCAGCACGCCGCCGACCTGGTAGAGGTCGCCTCGAGGGTCGATCGACTCGCCACGCGCGTGCTCCGGTGAGACGTAATGGGCACTGCCGAGCACGCCGGTTCGTCCCGGTTGCGTGGGGTCGGCGGCGAGCGCCGGGAGTCCGGATACCGCCGCCAGGCCGAAGTCGAGCAGTCTCACGCCGTCGGCTTGCACCTCGCCGTGCTCGTTGACCGAGACCATCACATTGCGCGGCGATACGTCGCGGTGCACGAGACCGAGCTCGTGCGCGGCGTCGAGCGCACGCAGTACGGCTTCAGCGATGGTCAACGCAACGTCGAGGGACAGCGGTCCCGAGGCATCCACCAACTCCTGAAGGGTCTGTCCCGGTGCCAGGTCCAGCGCCACCCAGCAGACCTCGGGCGCTGCGGATCTTTGGCCGCCGGATGGGCCGTTGCCGGATGCTTGGACCCCGAAGTCACGCACCGCGGCGATCCCGAGGTGGGCGATCCCTTGCGCCAGGCGCGCTTCGGCGAACAGCGCCTCGCGGGCACCGGACGAGGCGGCCACGTGCTGGTGCAGCACCTTGACCGCCACGGCCTCGCCGGTGAGTCGGTCGGTCGCCGCGTAAACGGACGCGGTTCCACCGACCCCGAGCAGGTCGCTCAACTCGTACCGGTCGGCGATGAGCCCGCTGGAGTCAGGGTGCATGGCGCGGATCAGACGAGGTGGCGTTGACCCTGCGTCTGCACTTCCACGTACTGGCGAGCGCCCGCCGTGATGCTGGCGATCGGCAGAGATTTTAGGGTGAGGGCGACCGCGTGGCGGCGTTCGCGTTCCGCGAGATACCAGCGCGAGCAGACCACTGCGGGCAGGTCGAACAATGTGATGTACCAGCCATAGGAGCCGTGCCGCTCGTCACTCACCTGGACGACAGAGCCGTCGGTGGCGATCAGTTCGACGGCTTCGGTCGCAGAGGACACCGCGTCCTGGAAGTCGTCGTACACGTCAGCACTGCGCGCGAGTTCGCGGTTGTTCGCGGAGATCAGTTGCCAGACGACGCTCAGCGGTTCCAGGCTCTGCCGACCGGACTGTCCGGCTGAGCCGACGACCCGGCGCCGGTGGTCGCGCCATGGCGCGAGCTTGGGGCTGCTGCTGTCAGCGAACCGCGTGAAGATGATGCGAGGACCACCCATGGAAGCGTCTGCGCCATTCTCTATGGTGCCGGCCGGGTACCGACACGCCACAAAAGCTAAGGATTGGCTGTGAATTTGCAAGCGCAGCCGCTTGTACGCCGACTGGCGCGCACATGAACGGCTGGTGAAAAGGGGGGTAGAAGCACGTGTCTACGCGCGTTCCTGGGGGTAACGCGAACTCCGCGCTCACACCGATCCCCCGCGCGCTACCCCTCGAGCAGCTCGGTGAGCTCCAGCCAGCGGGTTTCGAGATCGGCCACCTGCTGGTCGAGATCACGCTGGACATCCTGCAGCGCACCGAGTCCGACATAGTCGCCCTGGTCGTGCGCGGCGAACACAGCGTGCTGCTTCTCGATCTCGGCGGCCAGCTTGGTGAGCTTGCGGTTGATCGCGGCAAGCTCCTTCTCGGCGTTGCGGCGTTCGGCGCCACCCAGAGAGAGACCACCGCCGGTCGAGCCCCCACCGCTGGTCGAACCGGCCGAGGCCACCGGGGACGGAGCCTCCGGCTTCGTCCGCACCTTCAGGTACTCCTCCACCCCGCCGGGCAGGTGCCGCAGGTGCCCGTGCAGCACGGCGTACTGCTGGTCGGTGATCCGCTCGATCAGGTAACGGTCGTGGCTGACCACGATCAGGGTGCCCGCGAACGAGTCGAGCAGGTCCTCCATCGCGGCGAGCATGTCGGTGTCGAGGTCGTTGGTCGGCTCGTCCAGGATCAGCACGTTCGGCTCATCGAGCAGGATCAGCAGCAGCTGCAGCCGCCGCTTCTGCCCACCGCTGAGGTCCTTCACCGGCGTGCTCAGCTGGGCGCTCGTGAACCCGAGCCGCTCCAGCAGCTGCCCCGGAGTGACTTCCTTGCCGCCGGACACGTAGCTGGACTTCTGCCGCCCGATGACCACGCGCACCGGGTCATCCTGAATCTCGGTGAGTTCGCGCAACTGCTGGTCCAGGATTGCGATCTTCACGGTCTTGCCGCGCTTCACCCGGCCGGCGGTCGGCTGCACACTGCCGGCGATCAGGCCGAGCAGCGTGGACTTGCCTGCACCATTCACTCCCAGGATTCCGGTGCGCTCCCCCGGCGCGATCCGCCACTCGATATCGCGCAGCACGACCTTCTCGCCGCCGTCCGCGGCCGGGTAGGTCACGCCGACGTCGAGCAGGTCGACGACATCCTTGCCGAGTCGCTGCATCGCCATCGACTGCAGCGACACCGTGTCGCGGGGCGGCGGCTCGTTCTCAATCAGCTCGTACGCGGCATCCATCCGGAACTTCGGCTTGGTGGTGCGCGCCGGCGCCCCGCGGCGCAGCCAGGCCAGCTCCTTGCGCAGCAGGTTCTGCCGTTTGGCTTCGGATGCCGCGGCCATCCGGTCGCGTTCGACACGTTGCAGGATGTACGCCGCATAGCCACCCTCGAACGGCTCGATGATGCGGTCGTGCACCTCCCAGGTGTCGGTGGAGACCTCGTCGAGGAACCACCGGTCGTGGGTGACGGCGACGAGCGCGCCCTGGTTCGCCGGCCAGCGGCGCTTCAGGTGCTCGGCCAGCCAGGCGATGCCTTCGACGTCGAGGTGGTTGGTGGGCTCGTCGAGGAAGATGACATCCCAGTCGCCGACGAGCAGGGCGGCGAGCGCGACCCGGCGACGCTGGCCACCGCTGAGGTCGCCGATGCGGGCGTCCCAGCCGATGTCGCCGGCGAGGCCGGCGATCACGTCGCGGATCTTCGCGTCGCCAGCCCACTCGTACTCGGGAGTGTCGCCGACGATCGCCTGGGAGACGATGAGGTCGGGGTCCAGTTCGTCGGCCTGGTCGAGCATGCCGAGGCGCACGTCGCCGCGTCGGGTGACCCGTCCGGCATCCGGCTGGATGCGGCCGGCGAGAAGCTTCATGAGCGTGGACTTGCCATCACCGTTGCGGCCGACGACGCCGATCCGGTCGCCCTCGTTCAGCCCGACCGTCACCGAATCAAAGACGATGCGGGTAGGGAATTCGAGGTGGAGCGCTTCGGCTCCCAGCAGATGGGCCACGGATACCGAGGCTACCGTGGTGCGGCTGGGCGCTCGCCCATCGTGCCGGCGCCGGAGGTCAGCGCTGCGCCTGCTCTCTGCCCTGCGAGATCCAGTTCAGGTCGGATGCCCGGTCGCCCACCACTCCGGCGGCAAGCGCGTCCAGCCGGCCGACGACGGAGTCACCGAGTTCGATGAACGCGGCCGCCGCATTCTCTTCGACGCGGGACGCCCGGCGCGTGCCCGGAATCGGCACCACCGGAAGCCCGAACGCGCGCCCCTTGGCGTACAACCAGGCGAGCGCCAGCTGCGCGGGAGTGACCTGAAGGCCAGAGGCCTCGGACAGCAGCGCCTCGATCAGCGCCCGGTTGCGGCTGAGCCGTTCCGGCGTGAACCGCGGGAACTTGCGGCGGAGGTCGTCCGGGGCAAGGTCCGCGCTGGTCCAGCCGGTGAAGAAGCCGCGTCCGAGCGGTGAGTACGGGACGAAGCCGATCCCGAGCGCCGCGGCGGTCGGGACAACGGATGCCTCGACATCACGACTCCACAGCGACCACTCGCTCTGCACTGCCGCGATCGGGTGCACCGCGTGCGCCCGGCGCAGCTCTTCGGCGGTCACCTCGGACAGGCCGATGTGCCGGATGGCGCCGGCCTGCACCAACTCGGCGAGCGCCCCGACGGTCTCCTCGATCGGCACGCGGGGGTCGACCCGGTGGTAGTAGTACAGGTCGATCACGTCGGTGCGGAGCCGGGTGAGGCTTTCGCGCACGCTGCTGTGCACGTAGGCGGCGTCACCCCGCGCCCGGTACGGGTCGGGCTCGGTCGGGATGCCGAACTTGGTCGCCAGCACCACCTCGTCGCGGCGGGTGCGCAGCACCTTGCCGATCAGCTTCTCGTTCTCGCCGTTGCCGTAGACGTTCGCCGAGTCGATCAGGCGTACCCCGATGTCGATGGCGTGATGGATGGTGCGGGCAGCGTCCGAGGCATCCGTCTGACCGTAAACGCCGGAGACCGCCATCGCGCCGAATCCCTGCGCGGAGGTGTGCAGGCCATCGCCGAGCAGTACGCAACCCATCAGCCGACCGGCGCCGGCTTGAACGATGAACGGGTGTGCCGGGCGGACCCGCTCGCCGTGCGCAGCACCTGCGCCGGCGTCTTCGGCAGCGTGCCGTTCAGGTGGTAGTCGCCGATCGCCTGCTCCCGGTAGATTGCCGGGTTGTGCGACGCGATGGTGCGCGCGTTCCGCCAGAACCGGTCAAGCGACCGCTCGATGCTGGTCGCGGATGCCCCACCGACCTCGAACAGCAACGTCGTCGCCTGCAGCACCAGGTCGATCACCACCTGTTGCGCCTCAAACACCGCGATCAGCGCCTCGGAGTAGCGGGCCTCATCGCCCTCGTCGAAGGCGCGGCCGGTGTCGGCATCCTCGAGCCGACGAATCGCCTCGAGCGTCACCGCCTCGGCCGCGAAGCGCAGGCTTCCCAGCCGGCCGACGACCCGCTGCACCAGCGGATCCTCGCGCGGCAGCGAATTGCCCGGGACGCCGAACGTCCGGGTGCGCGGCCGCACGAACTCCACCGCCTCCCGCAGCACGCGCCGGGCGATCCCGGTGAGCGCGGCGAGCAGGATGCCCTGGTACAGCCCTGTCGTGTACGCGAGCGGACGGTGCCCATCGTTCTCATCCCAGGGCAGCACGTGCGCCGGGTCGATCGCGACGTTATCGAAGATGGTCGTGCCGCTGCCGGTCAGGCGCTGGCCGAAGCCGTCCCAGTCGTCGATGCGGGTGACCCCTGGCGCGGTGGCGGAGACCGCGAACGCCACAAAATCCTCACCGAGCTTGCCGCCCGACCAGATCCAGTCGGCGAACAGGGTGCCGGTGCTGTAGTACTTACGTCCATTGAGCCGCAGTGTGCCGTCAACCTCCGACAATGTCGTCTGCTGTGTGCTGGAATCACTGCGCTCGGCCTGGGCGTTGCCGAACAGGATCTCCCGCCCCGCGATCCGTCGGAACCACTCGGTGCGCTGCGGAGAGTCCGGCAGCGCGCGTTGCGTCTCGACGAAGGCGACATGCCCGCGCAGCAGTTGCGGCAGGTTGGAGTCCGCCTCGCCCAGCTCGATCAGCAACCGGAACAGCTCCTCGAGCCGGATGCCCTGACCGCCGAACTCGACCGGCACCCGCAGCGCCCCGAAACCGGCATCCTTCAACCAGCGCACCGCCTCGAACGGCAGCGCCCCATCCTGTTCGCGCTCCACCGCCGCGTCGCCGATGCGCCCGATGATCGACCGGAACTCGGCCGCAATCGTCTCGTAGCTCATGATGCCCTCTCCTCGCTGATTTCCCCGTTGCCTGTGCCAGTGCGCGTGCCAGTGCCATCGCCGGCCACGCCGACCACGTCCTGCAGATGTGCGCCGCCGCGGTAGCGGGCGCCGTGGTGTTCGTCGAACAGCCGGGTGTTCCCGGCGCCGAACAGCCGCTCCCGGAACGTCGACTCCGCATACGCGGTGCGGTACAGCCCGCGCCGCTGCAGTTCAGGCACCACGTATTCGATGAAGTCCTCGGCGGTGCCCGGGGTGAGGAACTGGCGCAGGTTGAACCCGTCGATGTCCGTGGCATCCACCCACCCCTCGATCGCATCGGCCACCTCGATCGGCGAGCCGACCACGTGGAAGGCGTCGCGATCGAACCGGGTGACCGCATCCAGCGCCTGGCCGACGGTCGCGTCATCCGGGTAGAACCGGCGACCGGACTGCGCATTGTCGCGCCCGGCGCGAGCCTCGGCACGCAGGATGTCGCTCACCTTCGCCTCCCGCGGATACGCCGCCAGATCGATGCCACCGCCGCCCGCGTGCGCCAGGTACCCCTCCGCGCGGGACAGCTCGCGGAACTGCTCAGCCTTGCGTTCGGCGGCCGCCCGATCCTTGCCGACGATGATCACCGCGCTGCCGTAGGTCTTCACATGCGCGGGGTCGCGGCCCTGCAGCGCGGCCTGCCGGCGGATGTCGGCGATGTTCTCGCGGTAAACCTCGAGTGAGCGGCCGCCGACGAACACGCCCTCGGCGTGCTTGGCGGCGAACGCGCGGCCGCGGTCTGAGGATCCGGCCTGGAAGATCACCGGGGTGCGCTGCGGTGACGGCTGCGACAGGTGCGGGCCGGCGACCTTGAAGTGCTCGCCGACGTGGTCGATGTAGCGCACCTTCGACGGATCGGTGTAGACGCGGGCCTCCCGGTCCTGGATCACCGCGTCGTCATCCCAGGAGCCTTCCCACAGCTTGTAGAGCACGTCGAGGTACTCGTCGGCGATGCCGTACCGGTCGTCGTGGGCGACCTCGTCGTCCAGGCCGAAGTTGCGGGCCGCGTTCGGCAGGTAGGAGGTGACCACGTTCCAGCCGAACCGGCCCTTGGTCAGGTGATCGAGGGTGCTGGCGCGGCGGGCGAACGCGAACGGCGGCTCGTAGGTGGTCGAGAAGGTCGCCGCGAAGGCCAGATGCTTCGTCACGGCTGCCATCGCCGGGATCAGCAGCAGAGGGTCATTCGACGGGATCTGCACCGCCTCCCGCAGTGCCGTCTCGGGTCCCGCCCGGTAGCCGTCGTAGGTGCCGATCACATCGGCGAGGAACACCGCGTCGAACAGGCCTTCCTCGAGCAGCTTGGCGTGCTCGGTCCAGAAGTCGAGGTCGTTGAAGCGGTGCCGGTTGTTCTCCGGGTGCACCCAGAGGCCGTGGGAGATGTGTCCCACGGTGTTCATCTCGAACAGGTTGAACCCGATTTGCTTCGTCATGGATTCAGAGACTGCCTCCGGGTGCGGGCACCGGGCAATTGTTACGTCACCGTTCGTCACACCGGGAAACAGTGGTCGCGACATCCGCTCGCCCGTCGCTACCTTCGCATTCACGCCAACCCGGCGGCCCAGCATTCACCACTCACGAAGGCACAGACATGGCAAACACCAAGGCGGACGCTCCGGTCCTCCCCGAGCGCAAGAAGAGCAAGACCGGCCTGATTGTCGGCGTCGCGGTCGCCGCGGTCGCGGTCATCATCGCCGCGATCCTGATCGTCCCGAGCGTGTTCGGCAACAAGGCCGAACCGGCCGCCGCCGGCGACGCCCCGCTCACGACCGTCAAGATCGGCACCACCGACGCGAGCCAGCCGCACTGGCAGATCCTCAGCGAGCTGCTGCTCGAGGAGGGCATCGAGCTCGAGCTGGTGAACTTCACCGAGTACCCGCTGCCGAACCCGGCACTCGCGGCCGGTGAAACCGACCTGAACGCGTTCCAGCACCTGGACTACCTGTCCAACCACAATGTGGCCACCGGCGATGACCTGCAGCCGATCGGCTCGACCATCATCGTGCCACTGCCGCTGTACTCCGAGAAGTGGGATTCGGTTGAGGAGATTCCGGATGGCGCGCAGATCGCGATCCCGAACGACCCGAGCAACCAGGCGCGTGCGCTGGGCGTGCTCGAATCCGCCGGACTGATCACGCTCGACGGCAAGGAGCAGGTTCCCACACCGGCGAACATCGACGCCGCCAAGTCTCGCGTCACCGTGATCCCGATCGAGGCGTCGCAGACCCCGGCCGCACTGCAGTCTGCCGACGGTGCGATCATCAACAACAACTTCTCGCGTGACGCCGGTCTCGACCCACAGACCGCGCTGTTCTCGGTGGACCCCAACGACCCGAAGAGCTGGCCGTACCTGAACGTGATCGCCGCCCGCGCGGACGACATCGACAACCCGACCTACCTCAGGGTCGCCAAGCTGTACCACTCGCCCGCGGTCGTCGACTCGGTCGTCGAGTCCTCCGGCGGCACCGCCGTGGTGATCGAACTCGACCCCGAAGAGCTGCGCGACCGCCTCGCCAGCATCGAGGAAGACAAGCGCGCCGCCAAGTAGCGCACCGGGTGGTGCGGGCTCGGATCCGCTGATCGAGCGACACCCGCTGATCGAACCGGGCCCGCTGATCGAACCGGACCCGCTGATCGAGCTTGTCGAGATCCCGCACCACCCCGCACACCGCACGCATCACCCGCCCACGAAGGAGACCCTCCATGGCGATCATCGAATTCGAGAACGTGAGCAAGACGTTCGACACCCCGAGCGGCCCGGTCACGGCCGTCGACGCGGTCGACCTCACGATCAACGCCGGCGAGATCTTCGGCATCATCGGTTACTCCGGTGCGGGCAAGAGCACCCTGGTGCGGCTGATCAATGGACTCGAACGGCCCACCAGCGGCCGAGTCACCGTGGACGGCGTCGATATCCAGTCCCTGCCCGAACGGAGCCTGCGCCCGGTCCGCGCCCGGATTGGCATGATCTTCCAGCAGTTCAACCTGTTCCGTTCGCGCACGGTCGCGGGCAACGTGGCCTATCCGCTGCGCGTCGCCGGCTGGCCGAAGGCCAGGCGCGACGCCCGGGTCGCCGAGCTCTTGCACTTCGTCGGCCTACTCGATCGGGCGCACTCCTACCCCGACCAGCTTTCCGGCGGACAGAAGCAACGGGTCGGCGTCGCCCGCGCGCTCGCTACGTCACCTCGGATCCTGCTCGCCGACGAATCGACGAGCGCCCTCGATCCTGAAACCACGCAGGACGTGCTCGCCCTGCTGCAGAAGGTCAACCGCGAATTCGGCGTGACCATCGTCGTGATCACCCACGAGATGGAAGTCGTCCGACGCATCGCCGACCGAGTTGCCGTGCTCGACGCCGGACGCATCGTCGAAGAGGGCAGCGTATTCGACGTCTTCTCCTCTCCCGCTACCGCTACCGCGCATCGCTTCGTCAGTACCGTGCTACACGACACCCCCGACACCGACGATCTCCACCGGCTGCGGGCCGCGCACTCCGGGCGGATCATCAGCGCCGCCATCGCGGACGGCAACCGGGTCGGCTCGGTGCTCTCGGATGCCGGAGCCCACGACGTTCGATTCGAGATCATCTTCGGCGGCATCTCGTCGCTGCAGGGCCGGTCGTTCGGCTCGCTGACCATTGAGCTGACCGGTCCGGATGCCGGCATCGACGCGGTCATCGCCGAATTGTCGCAGGTCACCGAGGTCACCGAACTGGCGACGCCGATCCGGGAAGGGGCCATCGCATGACCGAGGGTTGGGAGTGGGACTGGCACACGCCGCTGCTGTTTGAGGCAATCACCGACACGCTGTACATGGTCGCCGTGACCATGCTCGTCGGAGGCGCCCTCGGCATCGCACTCGGGGTCGCGCTGTACGTCACCCGACCGGGCGCGATCCTAGCGAACCGCTGGGTCTTCGGCATCCTGAACATCGGCGTGAACATCGTGCGGCCGATCCCGTTCGTGATCCTGCTGGTGGCGGCCACGCCGCTCACCGTGACCCTGGTCGGCACGTTCCTGGGCACCACCGCGGCCATCGTCCCGTTGTCGATCGCGACCGCGTTCGGCGTCTCGCGGATCGTCGAGCAGAACCTGGTCACGATCGACCCGGGCGTGATCGAGGCAGCGCGGGCAGTCGGGTCGGGGCCGTGGCGGATCATCCTGACCCTGCTCGTGCCGGAAGCCCTCGGCCCGCTCATCCTCGGTTACACGTTCGTGTTCGTCGCCGTGATCGATGCAACGGCGGTGGCCGGCATCGTCGGCGGCGGCGGTCTCGGCGACTTCGCGCTCACTTACGGGCACCACCGCTGGAACAGCGCCGTCGTCTGGATCACCGTGGGTGTGATCATCCTGCTGGTGCAGTTGGTGCAGCTGCTGGGTAATCACCTCGCGCGGAAGGCGCTGCGGCACTAGGTCCGGCCCGACGCGACGCGGACCGGCCAGGTCGTTGCCCCAGCGCCGGTCCTCGTCCATGCTCGTAACCATGCGCTTTAGTGAATCCCGCCCACAAATCGGCGCTGGTGTGCTTGTCATCCTTGTTGCGGGCACGCTGACCGGATGCACGGGCGGCATTCTGCCAGCGAGTGACACGCGGTCGCAATCCTCTGCTCGCGCCGCCGTCGCCGACGTCTCGCGTGACCTCTACCGTGTCGCCACCGACACCATCGACGATTACGCCCGCTGGGCGGACGCAGCCACCGCGCAGTCGTCAATGGTCGAGCTGATCGGGTACGAGCCCTACCCTGACGCAGTTCACGGCGATCCGTTCGGGGCCCTCCAGTTCCGGGCGACGTTGCAGCTCTCGGAGTACGGGGACCCCTACGTGGCCTGCTTCGAGTCCGAGTTCGACTTCTGGGGCGTCGCCACCGAAGACTTCGGCGACGACAGGGCAGTCGCTCGGGACATCCAGTGCCCAGCCGATGCGCAGCGGATCGCTCCGCCCGTGGACACGCGAATTGTCGAGGTCGTCCCTGAGGGCACCGAGGCGCTTGTCATCGAGGTGCTCACGAACGCTCCCGCCACGATGACCGCCGACGAGATCGTCGCCGAGGTGACCGCGCGGATGCCGCAACCGACCGGTGATCGGGAGGTGCCGTTCGAGCCCGCGGCGACCGTGGATGGCGGTGACATCGGATTCGCGATGGGCGACGCTGGCGACTGCCTGCTCGTGAAGCGCACCTCCACGGGCGTCAACGTGTTGTATGTACCACGCATCCTTTTGCAGCCCGGGGAGCTCGGGTGCCAAGCCAAGACGGCGCTACTACCCGCCGATCAGTTGCGTCCTCCGCACTGAGCATGGGTCGGGCTACCGCAGGTTGATGCCATGCTGACGCCGTTGTCTCTCCCCGCCGAGCCGTGCGGGCCGGCGCGGGCGACCGGCAGCGACCTGCGGCGACCAGCGGCGACCAGCGGCGACCAGCGGCGAGCCACCTAGCGCCCTTCCAGCGCGGCAAGGATGCGCCGGATGAGGATCGGCGGTCGGATGAAGATGTCATCCGACACCACCTTCACCACGCGCCATCCGACCTGCTCGAATCGCTCGGTTCGGCTGATGTCGTCAACAAACGTCGCCCGGTCTGTACGGTGACCGTCCCCGAGGTACTCAAGCCCCACCCGCTCTTT
The Diaminobutyricimonas sp. LJ205 genome window above contains:
- a CDS encoding methionine ABC transporter permease is translated as MTEGWEWDWHTPLLFEAITDTLYMVAVTMLVGGALGIALGVALYVTRPGAILANRWVFGILNIGVNIVRPIPFVILLVAATPLTVTLVGTFLGTTAAIVPLSIATAFGVSRIVEQNLVTIDPGVIEAARAVGSGPWRIILTLLVPEALGPLILGYTFVFVAVIDATAVAGIVGGGGLGDFALTYGHHRWNSAVVWITVGVIILLVQLVQLLGNHLARKALRH
- a CDS encoding MetQ/NlpA family ABC transporter substrate-binding protein — translated: MANTKADAPVLPERKKSKTGLIVGVAVAAVAVIIAAILIVPSVFGNKAEPAAAGDAPLTTVKIGTTDASQPHWQILSELLLEEGIELELVNFTEYPLPNPALAAGETDLNAFQHLDYLSNHNVATGDDLQPIGSTIIVPLPLYSEKWDSVEEIPDGAQIAIPNDPSNQARALGVLESAGLITLDGKEQVPTPANIDAAKSRVTVIPIEASQTPAALQSADGAIINNNFSRDAGLDPQTALFSVDPNDPKSWPYLNVIAARADDIDNPTYLRVAKLYHSPAVVDSVVESSGGTAVVIELDPEELRDRLASIEEDKRAAK
- a CDS encoding methionine ABC transporter ATP-binding protein, with protein sequence MAIIEFENVSKTFDTPSGPVTAVDAVDLTINAGEIFGIIGYSGAGKSTLVRLINGLERPTSGRVTVDGVDIQSLPERSLRPVRARIGMIFQQFNLFRSRTVAGNVAYPLRVAGWPKARRDARVAELLHFVGLLDRAHSYPDQLSGGQKQRVGVARALATSPRILLADESTSALDPETTQDVLALLQKVNREFGVTIVVITHEMEVVRRIADRVAVLDAGRIVEEGSVFDVFSSPATATAHRFVSTVLHDTPDTDDLHRLRAAHSGRIISAAIADGNRVGSVLSDAGAHDVRFEIIFGGISSLQGRSFGSLTIELTGPDAGIDAVIAELSQVTEVTELATPIREGAIA
- a CDS encoding LLM class flavin-dependent oxidoreductase produces the protein MTKQIGFNLFEMNTVGHISHGLWVHPENNRHRFNDLDFWTEHAKLLEEGLFDAVFLADVIGTYDGYRAGPETALREAVQIPSNDPLLLIPAMAAVTKHLAFAATFSTTYEPPFAFARRASTLDHLTKGRFGWNVVTSYLPNAARNFGLDDEVAHDDRYGIADEYLDVLYKLWEGSWDDDAVIQDREARVYTDPSKVRYIDHVGEHFKVAGPHLSQPSPQRTPVIFQAGSSDRGRAFAAKHAEGVFVGGRSLEVYRENIADIRRQAALQGRDPAHVKTYGSAVIIVGKDRAAAERKAEQFRELSRAEGYLAHAGGGGIDLAAYPREAKVSDILRAEARAGRDNAQSGRRFYPDDATVGQALDAVTRFDRDAFHVVGSPIEVADAIEGWVDATDIDGFNLRQFLTPGTAEDFIEYVVPELQRRGLYRTAYAESTFRERLFGAGNTRLFDEHHGARYRGGAHLQDVVGVAGDGTGTRTGTGNGEISEERAS